One window of the Marmota flaviventris isolate mMarFla1 chromosome 2, mMarFla1.hap1, whole genome shotgun sequence genome contains the following:
- the Chst14 gene encoding carbohydrate sulfotransferase 14: protein MGPAFAGPHTGSTMFPRPLTPLAAPNGAEPLGRALRRAPLGRARAGLGGPPLLLPSMLMFGVIVASSGLLLMIERGILAEMKPLPLHPPSREGAAWRGTVPKSGGLFLDSGDSDLQVRQDVRNRTLRAVCGQPGMPRDPWDLPVGQRRTLLRHILVSDRYRFLYCYVPKVACSNWKRVLKVLAGVLDSVDVRLKMDHHSDLVFLADLRPEEIRYRLQHYFKFLFVRDPLERLLSAYRNKFGEIREYQQRYGAEIVKRYRAGAGPSPAGDDVTFPEFLRYLVDEDPERMNEHWMPVYHLCQPCAVRYDFVGSYERLEADANQVLEWVRAPPHVRFPARQAWYRPASPESLHYHLCSAPWSLLQDVLPKYILDFSLFAYPLPNVTREACHQ, encoded by the coding sequence ATGGGCCCAGCCTTCGCAGGCCCCCACACTGGGAGCACCATGTTCCCCCGCCCACTGACCCCGCTGGCGGCCCCAAATGGCGCTGAGCCCCTGGGCCGGGCGCTGAGGCGGGCCCCCTTGGGCAGAGCCCGGGCCGGGTTGGGGGGACCGCCCCTGCTGCTGCCGTCCATGCTGATGTTTGGCGTGATCGTGGCCTCCAGTGGGCTGCTGCTCATGATCGAGCGGGGTATCTTGGCGGAGATGAAGCCCCTTCCCCTGCACCCTCCCAGCCGCGAGGGCGCGGCCTGGCGCGGGACAGTCCCAAAGTCTGGAGGGCTGTTCCTGGATTCTGGGGACTCGGACTTGCAAGTTCGGCAGGACGTCCGGAACCGGACCTTGCGGGCAGTATGTGGACAACCTGGCATGCCCCGGGACCCCTGGGACTTGCCGGTGGGGCAGCGGCGCACCCTGCTGCGTCACATTCTCGTAAGTGACCGCTACCGTTTCCTTTACTGCTACGTCCCTAAAGTGGCCTGCTCTAACTGGAAGCGGGTGCTGAAAGTGCTGGCAGGCGTCCTAGACAGCGTGGATGTCCGCCTCAAGATGGACCACCACAGTGACCTGGTGTTCCTGGCAGATTTGCGACCTGAGGAGATTCGATACCGCCTACAGCACTACTTCAAGTTCCTATTTGTGCGGGACCCCTTGGAACGCCTCCTCTCTGCATACCGCAACAAGTTTGGCGAGATCCGAGAGTACCAGCAACGCTATGGAGCCGAGATCGTGAAGCGGTACAGGGCTGGAGCTGGACCCAGCCCAGCAGGTGATGATGTCACCTTCCCGGAGTTCCTGAGATACCTGGTGGATGAGGATCCTGAGCGTATGAATGAGCATTGGATGCCTGTGTACCACCTATGCCAACCTTGTGCAGTGCGCTACGACTTTGTGGGCTCCTATGAGAGGCTGGAGGCGGATGCCAACCAGGTGCTGGAGTGGGTCAGGGCACCACCCCATGTCCGATTCCCAGCTCGCCAGGCCTGGTACCGGCCTGCCAGCCCTGAAAGCCTGCACTATCACCTGTGCAGTGCCCCATGGTCCCTGCTGCAGGACGTGCTACCTAAGTATATCTtggatttctctctctttgcctaCCCACTGCCTAATGTCACCAGGGAAGCCTGTCACCAATGA